In Helianthus annuus cultivar XRQ/B chromosome 3, HanXRQr2.0-SUNRISE, whole genome shotgun sequence, a single window of DNA contains:
- the LOC110932445 gene encoding uncharacterized protein LOC110932445 has protein sequence MEYESMDARGRSGDLISAWDPGVFSKQRVFKHESFLIVSGMVAGTNMYINIVNVYAPCDVMRRSNLWGELKEVVDSSNNGLWIMVGDFNEVKEEEERMKSRFNSQGAMIFNNFIAETGLIEYQVGGQKYTYMSKDGSNLSKIDHVLVCDFGLVPFRFYNSWLEDGGIDVVVNKVMENHVRGDNVMKDMACILKNLKIQVIEWRKESKAREEEGVYNATKEVEQIEKLVESRSLTATEKEKRVS, from the exons ATGGAATATGAATCAATGGATGCTAGGGGCAGATCTGGGGACCTGATTTCGGCCTGGGATCCGGGTGTATTTTCAAAGCAGAGAGTGTTTAAACACGAGTCATTCCTAATAGTGAGTGGTATGGTGGCTGGTACCAATATGTACATCAATATAGTTAATGTATATGCACCATGCGATGTGATGAGAAGAAGTAATTTATGGGGGGAATTAAAAGAAGTTGTTGATAGCAGTAATAATGGTCTTTGGATCATGGTCGGAGATTTCAACGAAGTGAAAGAGGAGGAAGAAAGGATGAAGTCCAGATTCAACAGCCAAGGTGCAATGATTTTCAATAATTTTATAGCTGAAACGGGTCTTATTGAATATCAAGTGGGAGGACAAAAGTATACATACATGTCGAAGGACGGGTCGAACCTCAGCAAGATAGATCATGTTCTCGTTTGTG ACTTCGGGCTAGTACCATTCAGATTTTACAATAGCTGGCTAGAAGATGGAGGCATTGATGTTGTGGTAAACAAAGTCATGGAGAATCACGTTAGAGGGGACAACGTCATGAAAGATATGGCTTGTAttcttaaaaatctcaaaatacaGGTTATAGAATGGAGGAAGGAATCAAAGGCAAGAGAGGAGGAGGGGGTCTACAACGCGACAAAAGAGGTGGAGCAAATTGAAAAATTAGTGGAAAGCAGGAGCCTTACGGCAACAGAAAAGGAGAAAAGAGTTAGTTGA